The following proteins come from a genomic window of Paenibacillus antri:
- a CDS encoding sensor histidine kinase, with translation MLANWIHSMKLRHKLFVSYLAVVLIPLTILGVYSYQQSKKVQLEQAHIVLQDNLRKIDDNLSYKLQRFNSAIELISYNPNFSHIFNEEYTSYYAMYVDLQETVDPLINTATFLNSDIQRIIIYTENNLTQRMNSIMPIAAVEHERWYREAMQTLDTHWYVEGGKVFGVRRIFGDVNYEKKNLVYVELVPSFLSNSLDLSDIKEAVAVITDPEGKVVYATEPDAGATFDAAKLVEQRLQGEGGELPGHLWLHREMRESNWSLSMIVPAEALTISPWRIIRATLIIEGASVAVLLLIIWIFSRVFVRRIQRLNHKMQLVEEGTLTINLKVHAGDEIGELESRFGKMLTSINLLIEEGYKSKITQREAELRALQAQINPHFLYNSLSVINWKAIEVGADEISRVAGILSAFYRTTLNQGKDHILVKDELLNTKSYLEMQLIMHDYNFDVAYEIDEEIVEQRMIKLVLQPIVENAIEHGIDQKRTGRGALRISGQMGEDKNTLVFVVEDNGPGIQPDIAEEVLIKQSRGYGLRNVQERIRIQYGNPYGITIASEPGCWTRVSVTIPKDCIEI, from the coding sequence TTGCTTGCAAACTGGATTCATTCGATGAAGCTGAGGCATAAACTGTTCGTGTCTTATCTGGCCGTGGTCTTGATTCCGCTCACGATTCTGGGCGTCTATTCCTATCAGCAGTCCAAGAAAGTTCAGCTTGAGCAGGCTCATATCGTACTGCAAGATAATCTAAGGAAAATCGACGATAACCTGAGTTACAAACTGCAGCGCTTTAATTCGGCGATCGAATTGATCAGTTACAACCCGAATTTCTCCCATATTTTCAATGAAGAATACACCAGCTACTATGCGATGTACGTCGATCTGCAGGAAACCGTCGACCCTCTGATCAATACGGCGACATTCCTCAACAGCGACATCCAACGGATCATTATTTATACGGAAAATAACTTGACGCAGCGCATGAATTCGATCATGCCGATCGCCGCCGTGGAGCATGAACGGTGGTATCGAGAAGCCATGCAGACGCTCGATACGCATTGGTATGTGGAGGGCGGCAAGGTGTTCGGCGTCAGGCGCATCTTCGGGGACGTGAATTACGAGAAGAAGAACCTTGTTTATGTCGAGCTGGTTCCGAGCTTCCTGTCCAACTCCTTGGATCTGTCCGACATCAAAGAAGCCGTCGCGGTCATTACCGATCCCGAAGGGAAGGTCGTATACGCGACGGAGCCGGACGCGGGCGCAACGTTCGACGCGGCCAAGCTTGTCGAGCAGCGGCTTCAAGGAGAGGGCGGCGAGCTTCCGGGACACCTCTGGCTGCATCGCGAGATGAGAGAATCGAATTGGTCCTTATCGATGATCGTGCCCGCCGAGGCATTGACGATCAGTCCGTGGAGGATCATTCGGGCGACCTTGATCATCGAAGGGGCCAGCGTCGCCGTGCTATTGCTCATCATTTGGATTTTCTCGCGCGTATTCGTACGAAGGATTCAGCGCCTTAACCACAAGATGCAGTTGGTCGAGGAAGGCACGCTTACGATCAATTTGAAGGTTCATGCGGGCGACGAGATCGGAGAGCTGGAGTCCCGCTTCGGCAAAATGCTGACGAGCATCAACCTGTTGATCGAGGAAGGATACAAAAGCAAGATTACCCAACGGGAAGCCGAGCTGAGAGCGCTCCAAGCTCAAATCAATCCCCATTTTCTCTATAATTCTTTATCCGTCATTAATTGGAAGGCCATCGAGGTAGGGGCGGACGAGATCAGCCGGGTGGCCGGGATCCTGTCCGCGTTCTATCGGACTACGCTCAATCAGGGCAAGGACCATATTCTCGTCAAAGACGAATTGCTGAACACGAAGTCCTACCTCGAGATGCAATTGATTATGCACGATTACAATTTCGATGTCGCGTACGAGATTGACGAGGAAATCGTCGAGCAGCGAATGATTAAGCTCGTCTTGCAGCCTATCGTGGAGAATGCGATCGAACACGGCATCGATCAGAAGCGAACCGGAAGAGGGGCGCTGCGGATTAGCGGACAGATGGGCGAGGACAAGAATACGCTTGTCTTCGTCGTCGAGGATAATGGACCGGGAATCCAGCCCGACATCGCCGAAGAGGTACTGATCAAGCAGTCGAGAGGGTACGGTCTCCGCAACGTCCAGGAGCGGATCCGCATTCAATACGGGAACCCATACGGCATTACCATCGCAAGCGAGCCCGGTTGCTGGACGCGAGTTAGCGTCACGATCCCCAAGGATTGCATAGAAATCTGA
- a CDS encoding DUF7402 domain-containing protein encodes MVKKIRFVLPLLVVFSMLPLAPPKALASKVSIVDVVQTPWIVDDGGVLKSETKLFIENGNDARADAWVKIAVEGKAPYMQEIPALTEGRNEVSVYVAELEQDGDEVTFELYFNRHGQGAPHASLTVEQKKIRHWKVYVAHDMHLDIGYTHGQEELLEDVWPGYLDDALGYVEETEGREPNDRFRYPIEASYMLYDSAWNARDADWFETVKARLREGTLTYPSNYVNTVYGGLGTEELARMQYYSERHLKDRLGVASNKVLYMSDSPGMSWAAIDAFAASGVRYAMLRQNPYPLEPYPELFYYEGLNPDNRILTYNYGHYATDEFDFRNPDPLVPAANITDNLMRYHRGDYPYDAVIADFTTPYDNQGITAAVKDNIAFLNSKTDAQGRKYVYPQFVSSTVDDFFSYMSERYSDDIPVFQGTMEDWWNYGVSSTAYETALNKQNHDKLPAAELYATLANALVDGAKYPYRELADAYRNMILYDEHTWGNEIPQPDDQWRWKRNTAIASDTLANRVLDRSLESISTQIAASGKSVAVYNALSWERSDVVTMSGDGFPDRFQLVDQETGQPVKYRKTDDGSIVFVASGVPGLGYKTFAIEESASEPQFESSIVATDDTLENRFYKITFDDTGAISSIVDKQHGNREMVDPASPYRLNEFVYFTTKKMSHDVYTEHTVPKAELSGDAGPVLGTMTADGVSVGVKEMRRQVILYEDLPRIDIVNDVVKEDAPSYATQDEEGFFTFPLRVPNFMLRHEMPSGDMRPYVRTDITHPDNEQFLSSSTAYYTVNRWIDASDQEGYGITLSPISNPIVQYGERRSALGPWDYNTENPWIYSFVFNNKWHVNFQKTQPGPVTLRYSIASHAGGDWESGRADRFGMQANHALRGVMIDDAQPEGTLRASAGQFMSIDRDNVVLTTAKLAEANGEGVILRFNETLGEDTMVTVDLNALAPAQVIRTDMVENDIEPIDLVEGRFVTFEIEGHDWVTMRVVHGRPPEQVQGVSAVSSANGTHVTWNDLADERLSHYEVFRGTSADFVPGPGDYVASVTSNGYYDHQVASDMEHDYYYRVRAVKSGAKGGYSDAAEAREGVITDTESPSVPAALHAFAQNHSRVSLSWLPSSDNVRLQGYKIYRNGEPIADLKANFTSYLDTGLQGGRTYTYAVAAYDGFGNESASGDAVNVRTFPLEISGGNVAPLAVATASSEYNAEYGAAKTIDGVAGVHGAGEWASNGELNPWIQLDWESDVTIRSIKLYDRQNLQDNSVTASVYFSDGTHIPVEGIPADGAFKEIDFDTKTVRWLKVQVTGGSGANVGLSEIEVFQEGGNTGAFVTASSEFNEDYGAAKAADGVIGVHGRGEWASNGERLPWIRLEWPGLKLINEVVIYDRVNLQDHASEGTITFGDGSAIDVSDIPNDGQGKSVAFPSKAVSWMKFQVTEGSGTHVGLSELRMIEAVNRAREATITGSSQFNDHYGVTRAADGVVGFHDNGEWASSGESNPWIQLQWDEAVTIDRIRLYDRINLADNALSGVLRFSDGSSITVEGIPEDGTVKEIVFDRKTVEWVKFEVTGGAGSNVGLSEIEIF; translated from the coding sequence ATGGTCAAAAAAATCCGATTCGTATTACCGCTTCTAGTAGTCTTCTCTATGCTCCCCTTGGCTCCGCCGAAAGCGCTCGCATCGAAAGTCTCCATCGTCGACGTCGTGCAAACCCCTTGGATCGTCGACGACGGCGGCGTTCTGAAATCGGAAACGAAGCTCTTCATCGAGAATGGCAATGACGCTAGAGCCGACGCTTGGGTGAAAATCGCAGTCGAAGGCAAGGCGCCTTATATGCAAGAGATCCCGGCGCTTACGGAAGGAAGGAACGAGGTAAGCGTCTACGTCGCCGAGCTGGAGCAGGACGGCGACGAGGTCACGTTCGAGCTGTATTTTAATAGGCACGGTCAGGGAGCGCCGCACGCCTCGCTTACGGTCGAACAGAAAAAAATTCGGCATTGGAAAGTGTACGTCGCGCACGATATGCACTTGGACATCGGGTATACTCACGGTCAGGAAGAGCTCTTGGAAGACGTATGGCCGGGGTACCTCGACGATGCGTTAGGGTATGTCGAAGAAACCGAGGGCCGAGAGCCGAACGATCGGTTCAGATACCCGATCGAAGCGTCTTATATGCTCTACGATTCGGCCTGGAACGCGCGGGACGCCGACTGGTTCGAGACGGTAAAAGCGAGATTGCGAGAAGGAACGCTGACCTATCCGTCCAACTATGTGAACACCGTGTACGGGGGGCTCGGTACGGAAGAGCTTGCCCGCATGCAATATTATTCGGAGAGGCATCTGAAAGATCGGCTGGGCGTCGCCTCGAACAAGGTGTTGTATATGTCCGACAGCCCGGGCATGTCGTGGGCGGCGATCGACGCCTTCGCCGCGTCGGGCGTCCGCTATGCGATGCTGCGGCAAAATCCTTATCCGCTCGAGCCGTATCCCGAGTTGTTCTACTATGAGGGACTCAACCCGGACAACAGGATTTTAACGTACAATTACGGTCATTACGCCACCGACGAATTCGATTTCCGGAACCCGGATCCGCTCGTTCCCGCCGCGAACATTACGGATAACTTGATGCGTTACCACAGGGGCGACTATCCGTACGACGCGGTCATCGCGGATTTCACGACGCCTTACGATAATCAAGGGATTACGGCGGCCGTGAAAGACAATATCGCGTTCCTGAATTCGAAGACGGATGCGCAAGGTAGAAAATACGTATACCCGCAATTCGTCAGTTCGACGGTCGACGATTTCTTCTCCTATATGTCGGAGCGATACAGCGACGACATTCCCGTTTTCCAAGGGACGATGGAGGATTGGTGGAACTACGGCGTCTCCTCGACCGCTTACGAGACGGCGCTGAATAAACAAAACCACGACAAGCTGCCGGCCGCCGAGCTCTACGCAACGCTGGCGAACGCCCTCGTGGACGGCGCCAAGTACCCGTATCGGGAGCTGGCCGACGCGTACCGAAACATGATTTTGTATGACGAACATACGTGGGGCAATGAAATTCCGCAGCCGGACGATCAATGGAGATGGAAGCGGAATACCGCGATCGCGAGCGATACGTTGGCGAATCGCGTGTTGGATCGGTCGCTGGAGTCCATAAGCACCCAGATCGCAGCTTCGGGAAAATCCGTAGCCGTCTATAACGCGCTTAGCTGGGAACGATCGGATGTGGTCACAATGTCTGGCGACGGCTTCCCGGACCGGTTTCAACTCGTCGATCAAGAAACGGGACAGCCGGTGAAATACCGGAAGACGGACGACGGTTCGATTGTTTTCGTCGCTTCCGGCGTGCCGGGACTCGGTTATAAGACGTTCGCGATCGAAGAGAGCGCGAGCGAGCCGCAGTTCGAGAGCAGCATCGTTGCGACCGACGACACGCTGGAAAACCGCTTTTATAAAATTACATTCGACGACACGGGGGCCATATCCAGCATCGTCGACAAGCAGCACGGCAACCGCGAGATGGTGGACCCCGCTTCGCCGTATCGATTGAATGAGTTCGTCTATTTCACGACGAAGAAGATGAGCCACGATGTGTACACCGAGCATACGGTGCCGAAGGCGGAGTTGTCCGGTGATGCCGGTCCCGTGCTCGGTACGATGACCGCCGACGGCGTTTCCGTCGGCGTGAAGGAGATGCGCCGTCAGGTGATTCTGTACGAGGATTTGCCTCGGATCGATATCGTGAACGACGTCGTGAAGGAGGACGCGCCGTCGTATGCGACGCAGGACGAAGAAGGGTTCTTTACGTTCCCGCTGCGCGTGCCGAACTTTATGCTTCGCCATGAAATGCCGAGCGGGGACATGAGGCCGTATGTACGTACGGATATTACCCATCCGGATAACGAGCAGTTTCTATCTTCCAGCACGGCGTACTACACGGTCAACCGCTGGATCGACGCATCCGATCAGGAGGGGTATGGCATCACCCTCTCGCCGATCTCCAACCCGATCGTGCAGTACGGCGAGAGAAGGTCGGCTCTCGGGCCTTGGGATTATAATACGGAGAATCCGTGGATCTACAGCTTTGTTTTCAACAACAAGTGGCACGTCAATTTCCAGAAGACGCAGCCGGGACCTGTAACCTTGCGCTATTCGATCGCTTCCCATGCGGGAGGGGACTGGGAGTCGGGGCGCGCGGATCGATTCGGCATGCAGGCGAACCATGCGCTGCGCGGCGTCATGATCGACGACGCCCAGCCGGAAGGTACGCTTCGCGCGTCCGCGGGGCAATTTATGTCGATCGACCGGGACAATGTCGTCCTTACGACAGCGAAGCTGGCGGAGGCGAACGGCGAAGGGGTCATTCTCCGTTTCAACGAAACGTTAGGCGAAGACACGATGGTTACCGTCGATTTGAACGCGTTAGCCCCGGCGCAGGTGATTCGAACCGACATGGTGGAGAACGATATCGAGCCTATCGACCTTGTGGAAGGGCGGTTCGTCACGTTCGAGATCGAAGGTCACGACTGGGTGACGATGCGGGTCGTTCACGGACGGCCGCCGGAACAGGTGCAGGGCGTATCCGCAGTGTCGAGCGCAAACGGGACGCATGTGACTTGGAACGATCTTGCCGACGAACGGTTGTCGCATTACGAGGTGTTCCGGGGCACGAGCGCCGACTTCGTCCCCGGTCCGGGCGATTATGTCGCCTCGGTGACGTCGAACGGCTACTACGACCATCAAGTCGCCTCCGATATGGAACACGACTATTATTACCGGGTGCGCGCGGTCAAGAGCGGAGCGAAGGGCGGTTACTCGGATGCAGCCGAGGCGCGGGAAGGCGTCATTACGGACACAGAGTCGCCTTCGGTTCCCGCAGCGCTGCATGCGTTCGCGCAAAATCATTCGAGAGTATCGTTGTCCTGGCTCCCTTCCTCAGATAATGTACGCCTGCAGGGTTACAAAATTTATCGTAACGGGGAACCGATCGCCGATCTGAAAGCGAATTTCACGAGTTACTTGGACACCGGTCTCCAAGGAGGGCGGACGTATACTTATGCGGTCGCAGCCTATGACGGGTTCGGCAACGAATCCGCGTCCGGCGATGCGGTAAACGTGCGCACGTTCCCGCTTGAAATTTCGGGAGGCAACGTCGCTCCGCTGGCCGTCGCGACCGCCTCTTCCGAATATAACGCGGAATACGGGGCGGCCAAGACGATCGACGGCGTGGCCGGCGTGCACGGAGCCGGCGAATGGGCGTCCAACGGCGAATTGAATCCTTGGATTCAACTGGATTGGGAGTCGGACGTAACCATCCGTTCGATCAAGTTGTACGACCGGCAAAACTTGCAGGACAATTCCGTGACGGCGTCCGTCTACTTCAGCGACGGAACCCATATCCCGGTCGAGGGCATTCCTGCGGACGGGGCCTTCAAGGAGATCGACTTCGATACGAAGACGGTGCGTTGGTTGAAAGTGCAGGTCACCGGCGGTTCCGGCGCCAATGTAGGGCTCTCCGAAATCGAAGTCTTTCAGGAAGGAGGAAATACGGGGGCGTTCGTAACGGCCTCGTCGGAATTTAACGAGGACTACGGCGCGGCCAAAGCGGCGGACGGCGTCATCGGCGTTCACGGCCGCGGCGAATGGGCGTCGAACGGCGAGCGTCTTCCGTGGATCCGTCTGGAATGGCCGGGTCTGAAGCTTATCAATGAGGTCGTTATATACGACCGGGTCAACCTGCAGGATCACGCAAGCGAAGGGACGATAACGTTCGGCGACGGATCGGCGATCGACGTGTCGGACATCCCGAACGACGGCCAAGGCAAGTCGGTCGCGTTCCCGAGCAAGGCGGTGTCCTGGATGAAGTTTCAGGTGACCGAAGGAAGCGGAACGCACGTCGGATTGTCGGAGCTTCGGATGATCGAGGCGGTCAACCGGGCCAGAGAAGCGACGATTACAGGTTCCTCGCAGTTCAACGATCATTACGGCGTTACGAGAGCGGCCGACGGCGTGGTCGGATTTCACGATAACGGGGAGTGGGCGTCGAGCGGAGAATCGAATCCTTGGATTCAATTGCAATGGGATGAGGCTGTAACGATCGACCGGATCCGGTTGTACGACCGCATCAATTTGGCGGACAACGCATTGTCCGGCGTCCTCCGATTCAGCGACGGCAGCAGCATAACGGTTGAAGGAATCCCGGAGGACGGAACCGTTAAAGAAATCGTATTCGATCGGAAAACCGTCGAGTGGGTCAAATTCGAGGTGACCGGCGGAGCGGGCAGTAACGTCGGATTGTCGGAAATCGAGATTTTCTAA